Below is a window of Tolypothrix bouteillei VB521301 DNA.
TGTTGCCGCAATTGTGATGATGGCGGCTCAGCCAGTTATGGCACAGGTTAGTCAAATTACTGGAGTCAAACTAACTCCTGCTGACGGAGGAGTAAACGTTGTCTTAACAACTTCCTCAGGCTCTCGCCCACAGGTTTTTACAACACAAAGGGGCAATACCCTAGTTGCAGATATTATAAATACTCAACTCCGTTTATCTAAAGGTAATAGCTTTCGTCAAGACAATCCCGCACCGGGAATTGCTTCAGTTGTTATCAATCAGCTTGATGCCAATAGCATTCGGGTCATTGTCACGGGAACAAAAGGCACTCCTACCAGCCAGCCAGTGGTGAGAAAGCAAGACAAACTTACACTCAGCTTTGCACCATCTGATGGAATACAAGCGCAGGCTCCTCAATCTGCACCACCACAAAGAGCAAGTAAAAAGCCAAATGAACAAGCTGCAACTCCCATTCCAGTTCCACCCAGTCAAAATCAGCAGCCTGAAGTTCTTGTTCCCAATCCAAAAGTGACTGTGAATGGCGCACCCGCACCTGCATCTGGAGTCGATCCCCGTATGAATCAGGCTCCACCTTTCTTGCCTAGAGCTGTTGCGCCACCAGTTGGAGATATTGCTATCTCAAATCTGGATGCTTCTCCAAGCGTCATTGATTTAGGAACGCAAGAACGAGTCCCTCGTTTGGTATTGCGAGATGCTCCTGTACGAGAAGTGTTGTCTTTACTTGCCCGTGCTGCCGGTCTTAACTTAGCTTATGCAGGAAATGCAGCCGCAGGACAAGGACAACAAGGAGGTCAAGCTGGGGGAAATGAAGGACCTACAATCTCCTTAGATATAGAAAATGAGCCAGTACAAGATGTGTTTAACTATGTCTTGCGCTTGAGCGGTTTGGAAGCGAATCGCAGCGGACGGACAGTTTTTGTTGGTCCTAAATTGCCTAATGCCACCCGTGATGTTGTCATGCGAAATGTTCGCCTCAATCAAGTTAAAGTAGATACTGCTTTGAGTTTTTTGGTTGCTTTAGGAGCCGAAAGTGCAATTACCCGCGAACGATTGGTTACTAGCGTTAATGCTGTCCCTGTAGGTGGTGCCGCTAATTCTGCAGTCACTCAAAGCCAGACAACAACAGAACTGAGAGTAGAGACTTTGCGGACTGAGTTTCAAGACTCAACACCTTTACTGCGAGGTTTGCAGGCATCAGGAGATCAACGTACCAATTCAGTTACCTTAATTGGACCTCCCAAGCTCATCGATGTAGCACTAGCTCAATTAACTCAGCTCGATGTTCGTCGCCGTCAGGTTGCAGTTAATGTCAAGGTTATTGATGTTAATCTTTTAGGAACTCACGATTTTAACAGTAGTTTTTCCTTTGGAATAGGCAATAACTTTTTCGTCAATGATGGTGGTGCAGCATCTCTAAATTTTGGTGGTTCCAGACCTGCAACTAGTAGTGAGGCTGCAAATAGTGTCACTAGTACTCCTGTGATTGAAAATCCAATTCAAGGAACGCCTTTCCTCAATCCAAACAGCCAAATAAATATTCCTGGAGCGGGTTCGGGTACGACAATAGTTAACCAATCTCAAAGTTCGGTGACAATTGGTGGCGTGACAGTTCCACCAGGTAGCGCTAGAACAATAGGTGGTGGGAATGCAACAACTTATCAACCAGTTGCACCAATTTCATCAGATCCTACAAAAGCCGGTATCACAGAAATTGAACGCAGTACAAATGATATCATTACTATAGCCACTGACGGTACGATCAGTGTAACACCAGGTGAGACGGGTTCAGTCACATCAGCTCTTCCCTCTTGGTATCAGTTCCCCAAACGCTTGCTTACTAGTTTGCAGGCTCAAGTTACAAGTGGTAATGCTAAGATTCTGACTGACCCAACTCTGACCGTACAAGAAGGGGAAGAAGCTGTCGTGAGTTTGACAGCACAAGTCTATGGAGGGATTAGAACAACAACCAATACTAGGGAACCAATCATTAAAGATGCAGGTTTAACCCTTTCAGTGAAAGTTGACAAGATAGATGATAACGGTTTTGTTGCACTCTCTGTTGCACCTACCGTAT
It encodes the following:
- a CDS encoding type IV pilus secretin family protein yields the protein MKQLHGNGLAFGVAAIVMMAAQPVMAQVSQITGVKLTPADGGVNVVLTTSSGSRPQVFTTQRGNTLVADIINTQLRLSKGNSFRQDNPAPGIASVVINQLDANSIRVIVTGTKGTPTSQPVVRKQDKLTLSFAPSDGIQAQAPQSAPPQRASKKPNEQAATPIPVPPSQNQQPEVLVPNPKVTVNGAPAPASGVDPRMNQAPPFLPRAVAPPVGDIAISNLDASPSVIDLGTQERVPRLVLRDAPVREVLSLLARAAGLNLAYAGNAAAGQGQQGGQAGGNEGPTISLDIENEPVQDVFNYVLRLSGLEANRSGRTVFVGPKLPNATRDVVMRNVRLNQVKVDTALSFLVALGAESAITRERLVTSVNAVPVGGAANSAVTQSQTTTELRVETLRTEFQDSTPLLRGLQASGDQRTNSVTLIGPPKLIDVALAQLTQLDVRRRQVAVNVKVIDVNLLGTHDFNSSFSFGIGNNFFVNDGGAASLNFGGSRPATSSEAANSVTSTPVIENPIQGTPFLNPNSQINIPGAGSGTTIVNQSQSSVTIGGVTVPPGSARTIGGGNATTYQPVAPISSDPTKAGITEIERSTNDIITIATDGTISVTPGETGSVTSALPSWYQFPKRLLTSLQAQVTSGNAKILTDPTLTVQEGEEAVVSLTAQVYGGIRTTTNTREPIIKDAGLTLSVKVDKIDDNGFVALSVAPTVSAPNGTTSSPDGVITLLSQRSLRSGLVRLRDGQTLILSGIIQDTDRVTVSKVPVLGDIPLLGSLFRKTNKNNQRSEVIVLLTPQVMDDSERSSYGYDYTPSPEVRRILERRGLQTPKK